DNA from Eucalyptus grandis isolate ANBG69807.140 chromosome 5, ASM1654582v1, whole genome shotgun sequence:
AGATAGGCTATCTTGTAGATATACGGTATCACAATTGGAGTGGTACAGTTGATGGAATTTTGGTTCACTCTAGAGTAGGAGTATTTTGGTTAATCCCCAAAGTACTTGACATAGGTCGCCCAAGAGTATCTAAAACTAAAGGAAATGAAATTGCCTTGGTTTATATTCCTCCGTGCATTCCTTGAATTTCGTATGTCGTGATACGTTTTCGTATGCCTaacaagtgaaaatatttagatagcCATGTAAGCCATGACGTGCTGAGGACGTCACAATGCGACCGTCTGATAGTCAAATGACAGCCACATAAGTTATCTTTCTCCAACGCAACCGTGTGGAAATTACCAAGCAAAACACGAATATTTCTCCTTCTTATGGAAAATGTGTGGCAAGGTTTACCGTCGATTTTCCAAGTTAATGGTACAATTAGCCAATCACAATAGAGCGAGAGGAATATAGGAGGAAAGGATACGATTGTGCAAATCAAATGCACATATGTTATAATAGACATGTGACTAGCATCAAGCACGCTATAAGAAGAAGACTAATAGACCGAAAGTTAACTCTAAAAGGTAAAAAGAGAAGGCATTTTTTCTAGAAGAGGAAACGGGTGAAGAATGAGACGATTATGTTTTTAGTGGGGCAAGCGAGCGCATAAACGGTGGATGTGGATAGAATCAAAGACagtttaattttttcttattaaggATGGTTTCGGAAGGAATAAAAAGCGAGATAAAACAAGATTTTGACTTGAATGTCTCCGTGAATGTTAAGTTAGCTGGAGAGCAACGCCCAAAGGATGGGGGAGCCCACTCGTCCACGTCGCCTTAAACTattacatttttatcaattcagtctcaaatcttttaatttaccaaattgagtcctaatttttattttattttataatttttcaattgaatccatcAAGCCAATTTAACCAAAAATCATTGATATGGATACTGGTTATCTTTTGTGGTACGGTCGATCTTTgaagtggataatttttaataatattttaattttttcaaatttattttatttatttattattttatttttccatttctttttataactCTCGCCTAATGACTGGCCACAAGCGTCACCCTTTGGCTGGAAAGGGCTGTGATGCTCTTGCATCACCCATGCCAAGTGAGGGCGTTGCGGTCCTTGCCCAAACCAAGTGAGGGTATATCGTTGGCGAGCATGTTGTGGTCTTGGCTGACAAAGGTAAGTGTTGTGACCCTCACttggatctaggtgagggccaatGCCCTCACATGTGGCTAGTGAGGGCGTGAGGCCCTTGCCTGTGACTAGCTAGGGGTAGTGATGCCCTTGCCTAAGGAGGGCTAGCCTACGgttattcaaaaagaaaagaataattcgaaaaatattaaaatattaaaaaaaaaaaaaaaaaaaaattgtccacgtcaacatTAATTGTGCCATATAAGATGTTTGTATTCACGTTAGTGATTTTCAATCAAGATTgatcaaatgaactcaattggcaaaatgtgaaaaatgtttaaatttttattgataaaattgaaatatttatgattgaatctgtataataggtttaggactttttgaataattttatatgTCTATCAGTTTCTGCCTCTATAATTGCGTTCCACATACGTCACTCCATTATATTAGAAGGATGCGCCATCCGATGGGGCATTGTTCCACTGCTGTTTTGTTGTTGCACATATTCCTGACGAAGAAATACACATTGGGGAAGTCGTTCTCTTCTTGCCATAACTGCCTTTGGAATTTTTTGGCCAGTCTAAAAGCATGAAAATTCTCCATACAAAAATTCTTGACTACACATACGCATTCGTGTATCTAGGGGCATAGAATTTCGGACATGCTTTGCCTCGggggattttttatttattttcccgaGCCAAATCAATATGGATTGAATCAATTGCAACAATTGGTCATGTGAATCCTACGCGATGTCCATATATGTATCTCATATGATCAATAATTATGACTGCATTCGGTTCACAAAAAGGTTCTAGGAAGGATATTTTTAGGCGAATCCACTCAAAAGATCGGCAAAACTCTTAGGCTTGTTCGATCACTAGTCCATGATCAGGGATATCTAGGTGGTGAGTAAATCTATTGTCAATTTGGTCGAATCTGGTCAGAAGGTCCCTTATCAAGAGTTTGACATGACTCCGCATCTTTAGTAACagaagaagatttttttttttttttggaggattAGCACATAATTGCTCCTCTTTCTTAGAGAGCCGATGCTAATCGTCGGAGGCTAATCTTGGCTTTTAAGGTGAAACGCATAATGGTCCGTGCCTGATGTGCATCCTTCGCTTAAAATCCTGCAGCTTCTTCCGGGGTACATCGTGTTGATACAGTGCCGAcaaccaaaaaaatcatttacactaaaaacttCATGAATAACGTAAAGGACAAAGTAATTTATAACACATGATAGACATTATTTTAATCGTAACATTGACTTTATCTGGTACAATGAATTAGGTAATGACTTCTTCATctggaaaaaatttaaatagtCTCACATTTAAAACTCCTGAGTGATAGATACGCTCAAAATAGACAAATCCACGATGCCTTCGACTTGTACTCCCAAATTTTTCTGCCTTAATGCTAATGAATATACTTTGTATCTTATGTATTTCCAGCTTCACAAGGATTCTCTCAGAGCAAAAGTAGCGAACTGCTCCAATCAGCTCTTCTTCTCGCTTTAATCAGTCTTTGATCAAGAAAGGAATGTCCTCCATTTGGCTCATTTGGTGACAAAAACTGTGCGTGTTGCCTGGGTGAAAGGGACCCCGTTGGAATATGACACGCGAAAACGtcaagattttgcaatttacgCGAAACtactagaaaaataaacgagATATAATAAGGATACCAAAAATTTACATGGTTCGATCTGAGTATAAGTATCTATATCCATGAAGAGAGTCAGTagcaaataatcaaatataaacggagaatcagagtttacaatcgatCACACGCTCAAGTATTTCTCACACTTAGATTTAACCTTAAAtccaaagtatttataaataaacaattcactGAAACGtaaactcatggcacaaaaCAACGCGCGTTCAAGCTTAAACAAAAACGCTCTACGTACGTCGAAAATAAGAACTCCAGCCTTCGTCTTTTGGTTCGCGTACATACGGATTCGCGTTCTTCTTTCTGTATCGTGCGGCGTTCTTCTGGATGTTCCTTTTGTGCAGCTTCTTCGTAGGGTTTCAGCAGCTCCCACTTAGGCGGCGTGGACGTGCAAGGGCTTCACGTTCCTTTTGGCTTTTATATCGTGTGCCTAAAGTCAAGattttgactttgggcccccATGTCTCTTTTGTCTTGTAGTGATATTTTGCTGGTCCAAAAGTATGTCCAATAAGAAGAGAGATTTCTTCATCCGATTTTATAATCCACTTTGGAAGATCTCCCTCGATAAAATTCagtttaacaaatcgttatctAAATTTAAAGTCGATACACTAATTTAACAGACCCGGTATGAGGTCATCGCGTAATTAGAACTTCACGTGGAAAACCGATTCATCAAAATGATGTATTCTTCTAATCAGGTGATGAAATTAGTTGCTTTTGGATTAACTTGACATTCCGCAAGATATTTATGCTTAGAGTTTACTGATTATAGCAGCTATAATGAATCCAAGTGCTTCTTGATTTGAGCTCATAAGCAGTTCTAATGGAGTCGAGTTCTTCTCAATTGGAGCTCCTAAATGCTCATAGCCGATTGTATAAAATAAGTGAGAGTACTTGAGCTTCACATAAGATGGTTACAACCCGTCTTGTGTGCCATTTAAAGTTAATGAATGAGAAGTTTTATGATTGTCATGAGTTAACCATGCACACATAATATCATAGCGCCACTAtttgtggtaatttttttttcctacttgcGATATAAGCACAAAGAAGTGCGTCAAGTACCATGAGACTCAATTATTACCAAATATAACCAAAAAGAAGTACTATTTTAACTCGTGTCAAGTGAAATATGCAAAGTCCCTACCCAAATTGGCATTACATGTGTTCAATGCATACGGGCCCTACGATTAGAGACACTCGTGAGATTTATCGGATTCAGAACGTCGTACACGGTGGGGAGATAACGTGCATTGCGGGCATGCAATTCGAATTGTCGTGCACGAAGCGTCGGTCACCCGTACATTTTGTCTCCTAATACCTCCTCTCTTCCCATTTTTCTCCATAAATTGACCCCTGCTCACAACCCTTTCGGcttaataaaaaatagaacGTAGGACACTCCAAAACAGGAACTTGCGGAACCATGCCACCGTCGGACCCGAACGAGACCAACTGGATCGTCCAAATCAACGAGAGCCTCAAGTGCATGCCCACCGACGAGCTACAGTACTGGAAGAAGCGGTCCATCTACAGGGTCCCCGCCTGTGTCACCGACCTCAACCGCAAGGCCTTCCAGCCGCAGGCTGTCTCCTTCGGCCCCTACCACCACGGCAAGACCCACCTCCGCACCGTGGAGGACCATAAGCACCGCGCGCTTCTCCACTTCCTCAGACGGTCTGGGAAGCCTCTCGATCCCTTCCTTAAGTCCCTGAGGGAAGTGGCCCGAGACCTCGAGGAGAGCTATGACACACTGGACCTGGAGTGGAAGGAGGGCGGCGGTGATGGCGAGGCAAACCGGTTCCTGAAGGTGATGATCACTGACGGATGCTTCATGCTTGAGATCCTGAGGAGCGCGACACAGGTGGTGGATGACTATGAGCCTGACGACCCCATATTGTACACCCACAGGATGCTTTCCATAATGCCATACATATGGCCAGACATGCTGATGCTAGAGAATCAGCTGCCAATGCTAGTGCTGGATCGGCTGGTCGCCGTCGAGAGTGATGGCAAGGAGGTTAGTTTCTTAGATTTTGCTTTGACAGATTCACCTAACGGTAAATCTTGATGATCACAGATGGACTTTCTGCCCCTCACGTGGGATCCATCAAATTGAATACTCCAAACCTGTTTGATGCAATATTCAAGATCAACTGAGAATTTGATTACTAAATCTATCACCACTATCGGAagcaacaactttttctttcttttctttttttcacttaaacTCAATTACAACTGATACGACCGCCATCTCACCTTCAAATGCACTGACTTCACACCAACAACTTAGGATGACGAATACGTCAACAGGCTCATCCTCAATTACTGCTTCACTGGCAAGCGCACGGTGAGGATAGGCAAATGCCTGCACGTCCTGGACGTTGTCAGGAAGAGCCTACTACTCCATGAGAAGCCGAAGCTGGACAAGGTGGGGTGTGAGGGCCTTCTGTTAGTCCAGTCGGCCACTGAGCTCAAGGAGCATGGGATCCAGCTCAAGAAGAGCAACACTGGCAGCCTCACAGACATCTCCTTCGCTGGCGGGGTTCTGAGTCTCCCTGAAATCGTGGTGGAAGAAGCAACTGAGTCCATGTTCCTCAACCTCATCGCGTTTGAGCGCTTCCATGTCGGGACGGGGAACGAGGTCACGTCCTACATCTACTTCATGGACTACATCATCGCCAATGAGTGCGACGTCACGCTTCTCCACACCTTGGGCATAGTCCTGAATGTCCTGGGGAGCGACAAGGAGACTACCAAGCTGTTCCCTTTGCTGGCCAAGTACACAACAATTGAACCCAACAGCAGTCTCATTGCTGTGTGCAATGAGGTCAACGAGTACTGCAACAAGCCCTGGAACAAGTGGAGGGCTAATCTCATTCAGACCTACTTCAGGAGTCCTTGGGCTTTATTGTCTCTGGTCGCGGCTATCTTCCTCTTCGCAGTCACTATAATTCAGACCACATATACCGTGCTCAGCTATTGAACCCACAATTTGCCTCTCTGTACAATAATTTCCCCTTTCCAGTCATGTTCATTTACCACTTTAGATGTACCGAATAATGGACATTTGGCTGTTCGTTTATCATAATCAAATGATAACTCTCTTGTTTTGGTCTTTTTCATATTTGTCCATGTCAGAAATTTTGATCCATTTTCCAAATTCTATAGATCTCTCCTCAACTATGTCAAGAATGGCGATGGCTGAAGAAAAACATGAACGTGGGAATGCAAGCAAGCATCAGCTAAAGAAATAGTAAGCAGAAGCCAAGTTGGGGAAGACTTAGGTGGGAAACAttgaaaaaaagtaaacaagagTTGAGGCATCCCCGTGAAGAAGGAAGTTGCCTTACACATGTCAAAAAAAGTGGCTCGATTATTTTAAAGAGCCTATAAATAGAGCCTACGTATGCTAGGTCGTGTGTGTGGGGTTTAGCCCTCGACCAAGTCTGCGGAGGAGTAAGCTCAATATACATATCCTATATCCTATATCCCTCCCCAACACGTCCTTCAACTATATTTATAATACCATTTTCATAAACTAATAAAATTATCCTTGTCCCATAAACTTTGTTTATAACCTATTCTTGTCCATTCCTCCACATCAACTAGACCATACACGTATACATTGGAACACACGCTTCCACTAATACCAGCAGTCCAATTATGTAAAGGCTGGTCTAGTTTTAGGCAAATGAAATCTTCCATTGCACCATTTTCTTCCCGATTAAAATTTTAGCatatttcaacaaatttaagTGAGCAACAAATTTGGCCATCAAAGTCATTTCTCTTCCCCATCAGCTTCAAATTTCaaagtcatctatatattttCCGATCGTCAAGCAATCAATCATTAATACAAAGAACAAACACACTTTTATACTGAGAAAGAAATATTTTGAAACTTCCAACGTCCTTCCCAAGAtagaaagagggaaagataTAACACTTCTTAATCGCCATTATAGAATCCTACATCAAGATTAGATAACAACAAACTGTTAATTATCCAACCaaacaaaaattgttaattATGTATGTGGAATGTTAAGATTATGTCTCCCAGTTTGAAGGGCCTGAACAATCGCTTGTTATTGATTCTTAAATCTTGACGACACAATTAAACATTTATTgtatagaaaaattaaagatcaaCCCAACTccataacaaaaatattaattaaattgcatataagTATTAAGAGCATTTTAATTAAACCCATATAATATTGCATTAGCAAGGGGTTTTGagcttaattgaattatttgaacTAAGCCCGGGACAATAAGCATATCTTGATATTCACAATCAAAATACATGGGAGCTCCAAAAAGCAATGACAGTGAGAGGTCCATCTTGCATGTATTTAAAAATAAACGGGCAAGCCAAAACTCAATAAGAGCCAAAACTAATAAATGAAATCTTTAAATTTAAGGCAAACCATCATCTTACTACTCAATTACATGAGAGACAAGCGCAAAAAAACCATGTATGACAAAAGTAGGAGTAAATGTACTATCTTCTTATCAACGGTTAGAAAAATTTACTCCTACATTTGCCATACATGGTTATTTATTCCATCTGTTTAGGGTAAATGATCATCTTACCGCTCAGCATATGAAATGACCCACAAGTCAATTTAGCGGTTGGAAAAATTAACACGCATGTTAGGGAATCAAGTACTTCATAATCTACCAGCTACAGAAGTGCACGGCATGTCCTATGTGATAGTgactaagggcctgtttggctgCACcatgtttctgttcccaggaacagaaatttctgttttttgttcctaggaacaaaaaggaacaaaacgcgtttgggtgcgtttcctttttgttcttttgttccccgtgaacaaaaaagaaacaaacaagaaacacaaattttgtgtttcttgtttcaaacacaaatgagaaatacttttttctttttctttttctcttattttcttgttctttttcttttggccggtcgccggcctcgccatggccggcgatcggccgacgagggccggcggcctcgcccagccacggcgaggctcgccggccccagATGACGAAGCTCGCCGTCCcccaggcgaggccgaggctcgccgtagccgggcgagggtcggcctcgcgccggccggccgggcgagctcggcctcgccggatccgggcgagcttgagctcgcccggccatggcgaggtcgacctcgcgccggctcgggcgagctcgatctcgcccgatccggcgaggccgcacctcgcccgccgggcgagctcggcctcgcccgattAAGGCGAGGCCGATCCtcgcggccggtcgccggccaaggccttggccggcgaccggccaaaagaagaaaaaaaaaatgaaaaagaaaaaaagaaaaaaaggaaaaataagaaaaaaatagaaaaaataaaagaaataaaaaaattatccaaatttaccaaacatgtttctgtttattttttattcccggaacaagtttaccaaacgcgttgttttgttcaaaaattgttccccggaacagaaacacttttttctatttctgttccctggaacaatttttaaacagaaacacaaccaaacgcgccctaaactACTCCTCAAATGGTGAAACCCGTCGATCCTTCCTACGGAGTGATAATCATGTTTCCGCTGATCCGATCTAATTGTTGTCCACGACATAATatcattttaaatgaaattaaaggAATATATAATGTTTTTATGAATAATGCTCGATATGTGaatattttgttcaattaacTGGGAGCACTTTGAAAGATTGTTTTTCTCAATTCAATGAAAGTGTTCCATAAGCTCTATTTCGTCGATATAATAAATAGAGGGCATTGTAATGTAAAACATGAATGAGAGATATATCATTCTAAGTTGAGTTCAATGCATATGTTCTATTCTGCTttgaattttgcatgattttgatgtgatcttTCGAGTTCACACTTCCTTTGATCTTTTTGTATATGGGAATAGAAAGTTAGGGAGAAGAACATAAAGAAGTATGGAGGAGGAAGGGGGGGGAAGAGAGATATtttgtttgaaagaaaagggaggattaaaaagaagaaaagaaaatggagaaaaagttgCTTTGAGAAAAGTTTAAAAACTGCCATACTTCTTATCACCAAAAATGtcttaaaaattttggaattttgacTAGAACCTCTTCAATCTCGGTAAGAAGTAGGTAGGAAGGAGATAAACGTCGAAGAGGAAAATTTGATTACGGGACGAAAGGTGGGCCAACCCAATTTAAGTTTTAATAATAGCATGTTAGGGTGATTGAGGTAATCAATAGTTTAGATAGGCTTGTTGAGTCATTTCGAAATGACATAAATCACTAATTTAGTAGAAGAAAATATTGGTTAGAGCTGGACCTTCACGTGAGTCACACTCTACTCCATTCATTGATCACCATGTGCTCAAATGGCAGCCCACTTTCAGTGTATTTGACAAATCTTTATGCTATGTCTCTCTcttgtgacaattttttatgCTATGTCTAACGAGAATTCAAATCCTGCATAAACTGAATATTTTTGGAGCCAGACTCTACTTGGAAAGAAATGTCGCATTCTACCTCCTTTAAGTAGGGTGCATTTGCCTGTGATACTTAGGCCCACCATTAGTTTCAGGCAAGCTTTAACGTTGATGATTGCAAAGTGCTTACTAATAAGGCATTTGATTATTGCAGATTCAAATCAATAATGGTCCGTTTGGTTGCGGTAATGGAATAAGAAAATGCCCATTTCCCACCTAATGTAATAACGACATTTTAGCAACACTTTCTACAAACAGAAATCACACACGCCGCACAATTATATTGAGCGCATATGGCACATTTTTCACCTCCCAGCACCGTTTGGTTGGGAAATCAACCACCTTCTCTAATGCCAAAGAGCTGCAAAATCTGAAGATTGAAAAATGGGATCAACTTGGTTAACTTCAATGATCCACAAATtattcaactttattgatatacATATGTGATTTCATATAGGAACTCGTGGTAAATCTTCCACGTAATTCATTTATCAGATTTTACGCAATGTCTTAAATGtcaataaaaagagaaaattcaccTCCACAGAATAGTAGCTCCCTCATAGTCTCAGAGAACAGGGTATTCGGCAATACAAGCTCAATTTTTTCTCTCGAATGGGTGAAATGAGAAACTCAGAATACTCGCAATCCACGACTTTCACCACAAGAAGATTGAATTGCGAAGCAAAGTTCCGCAAATTAGCCAGCTAGGTCCCTCTACTGTCAAGTATCGACTAACAGCTAACTTGGCTGGAGAGCAAGGCACAAGGATGGATtagcaaataaaaaacaaattccTGGAAGTGAGTCTATGAATAGAAGAGCTTCGTACATGATCAAAGATGGGGGAGCTCACTCGTCCATATCCTCTACTTCACTGGCTTCCGGCTCTATATCCGCATGCCTGAGCCAACCACATACATTACACTCCATTGTCCCGCCGCTGTTTTGCTGGTGCACATATAACTGGTGAAGAAATACACATGGGAGACGTCGTTCTCTTTCTGCCGTACCcgcctttgaaattttttggccCATCTAAAATCGTGAAAATTGCCCATATAAAAATTCTCGACCGCTTATACACATGCGTGTATCTATGGGCCTAGAAGCTATTGAACATGCCTCGCTGCAggtgatctttttttcttttggagcgaAGTCCCTATGGATCGGATCAATTGCAACATTTGGTCATGTGGATCCCACGTCACATCCACATACATATTTCCCATGATTAACTATTTATAATTCTATTTGCTTTACAGAAACGGTTCTAGGAAAGGACATTTTTAGGTAAATCCCACTCAGAGGATGGGCAAATCTCTCAGGGAAAAGGCTAGCATAACCGTCCTTTGCAAAGTGACGGTCtcagtaggggtgagcggttccaggttccttacaggttccgcctggaacctggaacctaccatcgggtacaggttcctaattttttggaacctggaacctacccgttggaacttggaacctggaacctaccctattacaggttccagggtcggttccaggttcttacaggttctttttttttatttttttgttcatctttagTTAAGCAAAACTTTCACAATACTTATCTCGAGAAATAGCTATGCCAACTTATCACAACAATTTCACATCCAAGACGTACTTCTCCATAACAAGACCCATAATGCCATCACTCGAAATGAAGTATAAGCATCCATTGAACTATACAAGAAGTTTCATTAGCATCGACCATTTTTCTGAAGCTCTATGTTGGGAAAGTCTCTCTGTCACAGCTCAATGGGACTTCCTAACAACTATGCATTGGAAAAGTTCGGATTGTCTACTTAGAAAGACCCGTCAAATATGCAGTTGTTTGTCAACTCATCCTCAAGAAGTATTTCTAACctacaaatttttaaaacatgTATATGAAGAGCTGTTGTGTacttaataaatatattcattactTTGCGAAACAAGAGCTTTTCAATCACACTTACCTTGGTAGACCATAAAGAACAAGAATGGCTGTAACTTCGCATTTCCTTGTCAATTTCTGGGTTGAGTTTTCATTCCAACAAGCTGTGGCCTCCAAGTCTCAGGTGAACCTGAATACAAAAGCAATGAAACGAGTGTAAAATTGAACAGGTGAATCTTGCTCAAGGATTTACTCTGGATTTCCTGAAAGCAAAATCAGTAGATGTCTAATATCATACACTGGACACAGTTTGCTCCTCGGAAAGACATAAACCTCTTGTCTCAGGCATGTGATGGTGGCCCTGCAGAAAACTAGCATCGAATGGCGCCAACTTTGAAAGAAAACCCAAACCTCATTCAACCAAAAGCATTGGAATTTGCTGATCCAATTTCATGTTCATTCCTTCATAGTAGTCTCGATCGCATGATAAAGTGGTTGGCAGTCACTAGTGTCCATGGTAGCAGATTCCATGCACTCGAGGCATAAACTTCGTCCATCTCCCAAAGATATGTATGTTGTGTTCCACAACCGCGAggtaaaataaatatcaaaagaaagaaaaacaaaaaaatgagtaTAGCTGATTCAATGCATTTAAAATATACAATCTGCAAGATTGTGGGAACAAAGCATGGCATTGCATTTACTTGTGCTAGCCTAGACCACTACCTCCAAATGCTCGCAACTACAACATCGAGCTGTGTTGTCATGCTCATGCGACGGACAGTACTTCTAGGACCGAAAGGATGGCATATATACTCAATCAAACCAGCTCCATTTGTTGGGATCTGAAATGAAATAGAAGCTTACAATAGAATCAAAAGGTAAAAGACTAAAGTTACATTATTGCCATATTCCCTTGAAATTGCATAAACATAATAGACAAGAACAACTTGGACTCAGCTTCTCTCACTTCAGTAGCATGCTATTTTAACAAATCCCAGGTCTACATACGGAAGGCTCAATGAGAAAAATATGGTCCACTTGTCACTAAAATGAACATAACATGGTCGAGTTAAATGACTTAAGTTAAATTCAACTATCATACatcctacaaaaacattttgcaagctaaaaatccaaataaacgAGATAAATCCAACCCTACCGTCTCGTCGTCGATCGACGGTAGGCCCCCGCCGAGTCTCCAAGGGCGTCCCGCGTGCCCCCACTGGACGGgcggaaggagagagagagtgggggtgCGACGAgccggaggtggaggtggaggtggaggtggaggcggaggcggggtGTGGAGTTAAGGCTCGTTAGGTGGCCGGGCGAGCGACGAGCGGCGTCGGCGGccgggcgagcggcgagcgaCTTCAAGGCGACCCAGCGAGCGGCGACTTCAAGGCGACCGGGCGAGTGGCAAGCGAGCAGCGTTAGGGCGgttgggcggcggcggcggcgttggGGCGGCTGGGCGGCGAGCAGCCTCCACCTGCGGGGACGGGCAACGTCTAACAGCGGCGTCGACGGCAAGCGACGAGCGGCGAGGCAAGCGAGGGGTGACGGCGTCCAGCGGCGGTGTCAAGGGAGGTGGCTCTCGGAGGCGAGCGGCGGCGCGGACGGCGCGACAGCTTGTCGGGCTCAACGGCAAGACGGCTCGTCGGACGaccggtgggtggtggtggttcggtggccaagaggtggtggtgagtgcGAGTAGGGtgtggggcggcggtgtggtggtgggtgaagcaggaagaagaagaagaagaagaagaagaagaagggagggtTCCGtccgagagagggggagagaaagagagagagagaagaaaagaaaaagtgggtgGGAGTGGGGGAGCagggaagtgacgtgaggagaggaaaaggggagaaaagacagagagagaaagaaagggaaagggggaaaTCGTGGGGtactttagaatttttttttttttaattgtaaatttaaccggttcctagaaaatggaaccgggaaccgaactcGGTCTTCTTAGAACCCGGAACCGGTAAGGAACCCGCGGTTCGGTTCCCAGTTCTCGGTTCTAcccggaaccacgctcacccctaggtCTCAGGGTCAAAGGGAAGCCAAAACGTATTCCGAGGAAACCGGGAGACTTCTTCAaccggttccaatttttgacCGTATGTTTcctatttatcttttctcttttttacttttaagtTTCCTTTTTACAAGCTCAATTAAGAGACAAAATCACAAGAAGATCCACggaatcaatttttttgaatatgaagaaataaaataataaaatagctACCGCAATATGAATAA
Protein-coding regions in this window:
- the LOC104423757 gene encoding UPF0481 protein At3g47200 translates to MPPSDPNETNWIVQINESLKCMPTDELQYWKKRSIYRVPACVTDLNRKAFQPQAVSFGPYHHGKTHLRTVEDHKHRALLHFLRRSGKPLDPFLKSLREVARDLEESYDTLDLEWKEGGGDGEANRFLKVMITDGCFMLEILRSATQVVDDYEPDDPILYTHRMLSIMPYIWPDMLMLENQLPMLVLDRLVAVESDGKEDDEYVNRLILNYCFTGKRTVRIGKCLHVLDVVRKSLLLHEKPKLDKVGCEGLLLVQSATELKEHGIQLKKSNTGSLTDISFAGGVLSLPEIVVEEATESMFLNLIAFERFHVGTGNEVTSYIYFMDYIIANECDVTLLHTLGIVLNVLGSDKETTKLFPLLAKYTTIEPNSSLIAVCNEVNEYCNKPWNKWRANLIQTYFRSPWALLSLVAAIFLFAVTIIQTTYTVLSY